The following is a genomic window from Aricia agestis chromosome 20, ilAriAges1.1, whole genome shotgun sequence.
taggtgagttcttagttaataacgtgtttaacaatcgaaataatcgacaaaccTAGCTTAGCATGGTAccacttatagaaatacgcatgagcaagcaatagcgcgatctaggggactcttggtgccatctattttgagtttttggaactaacttaatttgaccaaatttacgcattttcacccccttacccttttccagttaaaatgtagcctatgtcctttttcaggctttagactatctgtgtacaaaatttcattacaatcggttcagtagttttggcgtgaaagcgagacagacagacagacagacagacagacagacagacagacagactgacagacggacagagatactttcgcatttataatattagtatagattagaaaagcttagaaaatagaaatgtaAAATACCTTACTAAGATCAATAGATAGGTACCTTATTGAGATTAATGAAAAGATTGTTTGAATTACATTCTTTCAGTAAACCAATGGTCTGCTTAACCCAAAAAAAAAGATCTAAATTTCTGGAACTATTGTTTGAAAATATCTTCTATCCCGAATGTCTGTAGATCGcactttcagtgttagatcCGTAAAGAGGCCAAAAACAAATCGAGTCTTCATTTACAGTTAAGTGTCCTGAATCAACAGCTAATAATGTCAAGTCGTGGACTCTTCGGCCTGAGCATAAAAGAACTATAAAAACAGTGTCAGACCACATAGCGAATTGTCGTCTAAAAATCGTGTGTCGTGCTGTGCGGTGTCGTTGCGTGTGTAAACCGTACAATATAGAAATGTATGGCACCCGGAGTCGTCACCGCATTTTGTCGTCTCGTGTCGTGGCTCGTGTCGTGGCTCGTGGCAACACgccctaataattttattggacTCCAGAgggtatattaattattattattatttttaatgctgATTTGTctgtcacattttttttaaacttatattataatatgtataatgtttTGTATTTGTCTTTTACATTGAAAAACTGTTTGACAGACAAGGAGAAAACATTGTTCATAAATCGTGTCGACATAGGTGTCGACTCCAGTCTCCACACATTGCCGACGTGTGTAGATCTATTTTACTAAAGCCGTGTTTTCTAACATCATAACATGTTTGTAAAACAGAATAGTGGCGTGGCCTAACAGTTTTGTTAGTAAAAACGCAAAAACAAATGGATAACGTCCCCCGCATTCGCCTGCGGGGAGGGGAAACGTTATCAGTATTCAGTCTGTAGTACTGTCTTATATTTCTCGGGAAACGAagagaatgaaaaaaaaacagcatCAAAACAAAACAGAATGCACCCGACGCGACGGGCTGATTTgaaacatacttaatattttgctaatattatgatattttgttGTCATATTGTTAaggggtaataataatataatttttaaattttggtaataatactaaattaataaaaagcatAAATGGAAAcgtaagtaataatttatttgctagAAGAACTTTTACTCAGAACTTAGTTCCAAAcagagttattataataatattattgtaatataatctatattacGAACAATAAATTGAGATAATAATATCTTACAGGTAACGGTCGCGAACGGCGCGCGCCGCAGCTAGCCGCAGGCCGCAGCACGCAGCGCGGCGCCGCCCAGTTCTATTGTTATTTACAAGTACAACTTGAGCTTCCCACCACATCTCGCTATGTACAAAAGTTTGTGGACGTTTTACCCTATCAATATTACAAAGTAAAAGCTCAACACCATTCAATATAACAATTGAacagttaatataataatatcattttttttgtaaatcaatttcatattgccataaataaatttattattatttacttcctCTCAACATAATActcgttttataaataaaatttacgttATACATACATTGAATACTTTTAGGAGAGTTAATTTAGACAGCAAAACTTAAGTACTGGTGGCCGACTGTAAAGAGTGTTCATTGATAGTTAAATTAGTACTCATAAAAACCAATCAAAATAATACTAAAGTATTGTAACTAAAAAGTTACTTACATTAgtacagtatattattattatttgataaacaaaacaatactCGTGATTCAGATCAATAGTCCGGAACAATCTGTGTAAACTGTAACCTTATAATAGTACAGAAGAGTAGCGTCCTTATGAAATTCGTCGTCCGCCGGGTTTCCGCGTCTCATGCGCGGCACACCGCGACCAATAGCAGCAGCGCCACAGTCGCTGCGACTGTCGCCCGCGATACGACGCCCGTGTTGCGACTCAACGTCGCCGCCATCTTGTCGCcttaaatgcaaaaaaaaaaaaacaaaaaaggttACATTAGCAATCCCTTAGTAGTCTGTACATTCATTAGTACACCAAAATATAAGTACGTCGGAGAGTATAGTCAACGAAGCGAATATTGGCGATTATGTGCTAGCATTAATTACAAGCAAAATTTCAGCCTGCAGTATATAACACAAGTCGGCCCATACCAGTCGGCTCCGACAAGAATCCCATGTGGCTTCTGGTCGGAGCAATCAATTTTGTACATATTACACATTATTGTCCTATCCTAGACGACGACGTGATgatttggtataatattattgtgtgttTTAGATGTTCGATACTGACTGCCCTCGGAGACGTAGACGAGTATGTGCGCGGGTTCGGTGTTGGGCGCGCGGCAGGAGTAGTTGCCGGAGTGCGCGGGCGTGGCGGCGCGCACGGTGAGCGCGGACTGCGTGCGCGCGCCCGGTGCCGTCGCGACGCTCACGCCGCGCGCCGCGTCGTAGTTGATCATGCGCGCGTTGTGGTACCAGAACACGTACTGCGGCGGCACCGGACTCTGAAATATTACGATGAGTATTGAGTATATTTCCACAATTATTTTCTTGGCTCGACAGGCTACCGCGTGTTTAGATCTGTGTACGAATGGTTTTGTTGAAATCTGTTACAGTACGGACAAATACCCGCGTGCGGCACCCACCTTCTCTATGATGCAGACGAGGTTGATGGTGGAGCCGGCGTCGACGTGGTACTCGTCGGCGCCGAGGATGAAGGCCTCGGGCACGAGCAGGCGCAGGTGCACGAGGCGCGACAGCACGCCACCCGCCGTCGACACCTGGCACTCGTACGTGCCGTTGTCGCGTTTCTGCACGTACTTGATCTGCAGCACCCAGTCGTCCGACCCCGAGCTGTGCAGCACCTGAAACAGGAATCATGCACCGTTAAATAGACGAATACGTCGACGCTACTAGTTTGCCGAGAGGTTTAAATAAGGTGAGGACTGAGGAGCTAAATAGTAAAGCGACGATACAACAAAACCTACGTTTACGAACTAGTCAATAAAGTTAATTCCACAAATCAATTTGACATTCATACTAATAGATGCGGCATCTATTAGTATGAATGtcaaattgatttatttatacTGACAGGAAATTAATTTTGAACTTTTTGAGAAAACGTTTATTTAATTAGTCTTTCTTATGCAAACAATTTGTTTATGCATCAATTATTAGTGATATTGACAACCTGTTAATGAGCATAAAGTGACAATAGATACAAAGTCTTGAATCTTCATTACAGTCCCAAAGTAAGAAGtgttctttataataatataattattataatcggattaaaataaacaaaactttaatattaaagaatACAAGTCTCATCTACGTagcactagatggcgcttttaggACTCTGCTAATGCACTTGGCTTATTGGAACTATGCTCAGGGACCTATCGGACAGAGAGCAGTCACGCGTTCAAGCATTCTGCTTTCGCGTTCTACGTTCGAGTGGTCAGCCACATAGGGCCAACTCAGACGCGGTCAGAATGTGACAAATACTAATTATTAGTATTCgtcacatttgaaaaaaaacttaCCTAGCGACCGCTAGGTAGCTTTGAACcacatttacaatttttgatgTGAAATCTTTAGGAACCAGACTTAACTCAATGAAATGATTATTTAAGTAACAATTATTGTGTAGCGGGATTTACCTGGAAGCGCTCGTCGTTGGTGTACATGAAGACGCCGGAGCTGATGATGTGCCAGTCGCGCCGCCGCACCCACGACACCTGGGACACACGACACACGCGGTCAACTCACACTCACCGAATATCTTATGCCattcgataataatataatactgtgTATagcttagaaataaaatatactggGAAGTATTTATACtactatgataatatttaagtaaacttataaaattaagttataataatattattgtacttttaagattattttacaatttatttcttattttaactaattgaATAAAAAAGTACGATATTGCGATAACGTGCGGTTGGAAGACTTGGAGGTTTCaactaattttaattattttagggATACTCAGATAGAATATTATGTCACTGCAGTTGTAAGAAGTAAAGTTCTCCTTTCCACCGATAGATGGCGTTGTGCCATGAAATCTCACGTTAAGTAATTgggaaatagattttttttaatgataaaacaTACCCCACGCTCGCCGAGGTTGCGCACGGGGCAGTGCAGGAAGGCCACGGCGCCGAGCTGCACGGGCACCTCCTCCTCCGTGTTGTTGATGGTGGGCTCCCGCCGCAGCGCGTCCAGCGACGCCTGCCACAGCTCGCGCCAGGCCGGCACGCCCGCCGCCTCCGCCTCCGCGTCCGCCTCCGAGTACGACAGCGTCGCCTCCACAACAGCCCCCTCCGCCCCGTCCGCCCCGCCCACCGCGTCCACCGCCTCGATCGCCAGCCGCCGCGACCGCTCTGGAAGTACACAGCGGAACAATAATTACTATTGTAGCAGGAGCGATACTCATATCATGCGACTAAATCGCCACTCGGAACATAACTAAGAATGTAAACAATCTTAATTTTCCACAAAAAGAAAACGCTCTTCATGTAGGGTTTTGGCGCTGACCCCAAAAAGGCCGGTAAACTCCGATGGTATCctcgtatattatatatgtaacaTTTATCACACGACAGTATACTCTCTAGACACAATAAAAGTTGGTTACATACGTAGCGTAGTGGCGGGCGCGAGGGGTTCGGCGGATGCAGGGGGTGAGGGGGGTGCGGGTGCGAGAGCGGCGGCGAAGAGCGCGGCCAGcagcgcggcgcgggcgggcgcGGCCGCCATGCGCGCGCGCCTCAACCACGAGCCGCACCGACCCTGCAACACAaacacatattaataatatggtaGATAAGTGTCTAATTAATATGCCTAGCACAAACACTTTTTTTACCCAAAAATGGATTTGGCAGGATAACGATTTAGGCCGACGATATTATGTACACACCACACACCTGACACCTTATgtgcccgagctgcgcctgcgAAGCGAGGTGCCCGCGACGCCACTCTACCtgtcgcgcctgcactggtccatgacggtcgaagacgtcgtaaactacatccgcgagaagaccacctacaccttgagggtggagtcaaaagtgaatttcagttcctttgtggtgagagtgccgactcaagttttatccatcttcgaggtggaggagttctggcccgccggtgtagtttaccggaggttccgggggaggctcccgaacgaagcgcgcatcacgtcgccgaaagagactttacgtgataaagtgtagtgtgattgtgtgtgtgaatgtgtaaataatataatatattagggtaaaattgttcggcgtgcatccgttgtctgattgccataacacaagtttttacttagcatgggattatacgacgtgatgtacgctacctagctttatactattgtatattattgtatgcttaataaagaatttgaatttgagtATACACTTATAAATATGCGATGATGATTTACTATTCTATTAAACTATGTCGTAACTTATACtaaattactattatattatgttacagttAAATtaagtcatattataatattagtactttttaggatttatttcttattttaatttttagctgattgaatttaaaaaaaaaaccggccaagtgcgagttggactcgctcatgaagggttccgcagcagcaattaggtttatttctatgaaatgaaaaggtttttgatttatttttatatttcagttgatttaatgaaagttaaattaaggtatACCGTTTATGACGCAGAAACACAGAAAataaactacttgctagatctcggcaattttcgttggtagtttttatagtaatatacaccatatatatatttttttaattatcatgcCCCTTCCTTTGAGGTTAgaggacacacacacacacacacacacacacacacacacacacacacacacacacatttagccactttggaagagtctctctcgcaaactattcaggttagaaaaaaaattatattagaaacccacccacacgcataggttgggtgaattattttttttgtttcagttgtactcccctaaaatttttaataattcttccatttttgtatcaaaatcttaatgcggttcacagacttcatctacttaccaagtttcaatagtatagctcttatagtttcggagaaaagtggctgtgacatacggtctacggacggacggacacacagacagacataactaatctataagggttccgttttttgccatttggctatggaaccctaatACGGTATCCTGTGATAACGTGCGGTTTGGAGACTTGGAGgtttcaacaaaatatgttaaacaTTTTAGGAATACTCAGATAGATGTTACATGATGTTACTTTTGTTAAGAATCTCTTCTTCCTTTCTTCTTTTCACCGATAGATGGCGTTGTGCCATGAAATCTCATGTTAACTTTTAAAGCTACCTGTGTTAAGCTAATGAAATCGTACTTATATTGTAACTTATTAATTAGAGGCACCATAAATATCAactcaaataatatattattcgaGTTGACGCTagaatataacataataatattaatatactcgTAAAATACGagtcgtaatattattataactcggTTGGTATTTTCATTTGTGAAGTAGTCAATGTTCTGATCGTGAGCTCGTATTAAGGTaaggccatacacgggacaatttgtcgtttcgatcgatcgtcaagaaaatcgtccaatcgatcttttgaacgtaaaatcgtttgcgatattgctacacatgTACAAtgtgtcgttcgattttaacatcgacgagataaatcgttacgataattgtcccgtgtatggccctTTAATCGAGTTCGCCGGCGCGCGCTGGTCCTGTGGTCCTGTGGCTGAGTTAGGTAATGAATGGCCGCCGCGAGCTGACGAGAGCGGCGCTCGAGGGACAGACTCGATACTGACTGTGCGATTAGATAATTAGTGACGCTTTATAGCAGTAGTCAGTacttgaatataatatatagcagCAAGCGATAGCGATCattgaaaatgtaataattctaactttttacaaaaaaactgtgGCTTTTTCTTAACGCACTTCGTGAGCGTTTCGGCGCTACATCGATCATTATAATCGACACGAGACCCATTACGGCCGCTAAACAGCGATCAGCCCCTGCCCCGTCTATGGACATTAGGGTGCGTTACCACCGAAGCTGCGTGGACgggaatgtgtttttgataaGCAATTAAATAAATGAACGTTTATTCAACGGAAATTTAAACATTACACAAACTACCTACgtttaaaataaaaggaaaaataCGACACAATACAAACAATCAAGATTTTTTTAGAACAATAATACAGAATACAGACAAATACTATGAAGGTAACTGGGTAAAACAAAAAGCACAAAAGAACAacaaattcacaaaaaaaaaataaaaaaataaaaaaaataaacgaggCGCATTTAGAGATAAATTGGTAGTGGAATGCTCAAACCGTCGAAATGGAATCCACTCAGGTTCATGACTGTGGGTTTCACAGTCCCTGATATTCTGTGGACCCATTTTTGTCAGCGTTGGACAGACTACTTCAGGCACActgtaagaataattattataagaactaattggtaaaaaagaaataaaaataaataagtaattaaataaaaaaaaatatgtatttataacagataataatataataatgtatcaaaatatgtaataccataatattataatattatttaaacaattaagtcgcttgagtcttgactgaccCCACTCAGCGCAACTCATTAACTCAATAAAGACATTCTTCACACGCTGCTTGCTgcttagctcagctccgattCAAACGCACACACTTAGGGTTGTGGCGGTAgtcggtacccacaattcgcctaacattactgcatcgcgctatcacagttttggagaacggcaagatatatacaatgtctgaaatgacgtcagtgggcttcggcttgaccgagcatgctatctcgctcggtcggaagatcttccttttcggccgccactaacaacgttaaattggtgaccaccgacaagaacacgcatccttctggacatcaatcatcatcaacactccccgcccctccgcaccacgtcagcagacatcaagcataaccgggtcgcctcgaccataagccgcgttgggcgTCCGCGCCAGTCGatcccgcgtctggcttgaacggggcagccataggctacaacgaccggtcagcaagcagagcacggggtccctctcctggtcattgcacgcgtagcttcggcccacacttgacaacacaagcgcatcgaagaataccacaggtcttcgggggggagtgatgtggcggtacccacaattcgcctaacattcctgcatcgcgctatcgaagtttcggagaacggcaagatatattatgcaacgtctgaaatgacgtcagtgggcttcggcctgaccgagcatgctatcatGCATgttcggtcggaagatcttccttttcggccgccactaacaacgttgaagggtgaagccaaacgagcgtaatttgtgagttgtgagtcgcagaattttggctggcagaaattctgctgcattcagtttcatacaaaagtcctgttaacacgagcgtaattttgtaattcatgatttgtttatatttacgcggcagaaattctgcgactcacgactcacaaaattacgctcgtttggaaGGCCCTTAGGGCCGAACTGGCTACCGGCTACCGCCTACCGGTCACTAGCAGCTAATGTGTATTTAATGTGTCGATGGCGTCGGCGTCGGCGGCTTTGGCGAGCTTATCTCACGAGGATCAGACCGATCGTGTGATTGTGCACTACCTCCTCTACAGCCACACGTCATTAAATAGTGGTAAACTTCTTATAAACCTTTCACAAATCACAACTCACTTAAACTCACaatgattatttattatctaatcACACATATATTAACACATGAAAAAGTCATAACAAATAATGAATCTAAGCcgcaattatttaaacatttaattttttttttgaaaaactttttattcttcATGGGATCAAAagacaaataattatattattttatgtgtaGCAGAAAATACCATTGGAATTTCTCGTAATTTACAAGTAACAGTTTTTCGATGCCACAAAACGCGGTACTTATATctgaaaaaatatgtaacttacCGCGTTTTTATGAAAACTTAATTTTTCATATTCagtcttaaattattattttgatgacGTGAAGACAAGTCTGTCAATTTTGTTACTTGAGTATTTATGTCGCTTCGTAAATgttatattgtatattgtatataataatatattgtatataaaatttgagCCTACAAGTTTCAATAACTAATTTAACAAATCACCGGGAAATTTTAACACGGGGCATCCCAAAATGCAATAAGTcccaaaatattatcatttttggACACATCACACTTGCATCACACAGTGAGTATAGTGACGTATACTCTGACCACTTAAAGCGTGACTCTTGTAGCATGCTCGTAGCATATATTTAGTATGTTACGAAGGTCGCGCTTAAATTGGTCGTACTATAGTGACTTACTCTGTTCTAGGGTATGCAATCCCGctagataatttcaatcccggtattttcgggactgaaccatcacaatcccgcgggatcccggtattcgCGGGATCCCGCAGAGTAGACTGAAACTTTCAAAATAAGTGGTTATAATGACTTTAGTTGATTGACCCCATTTTATTCTTAGAATTCAAATGAAACTAACTTTGTCGGACACTTTTTTAAAAGGGTTTTAAATACAGTTTCAGACTTCagatgtaaaaaaaactaatcattttttggaaatggctacgtaataataataatagttaaaataaccTAAAAAGACCATGCCTATTTCTtttcatgttttattaaaatattttttttcgaaatatagaAAAATTGTACTAAAAGATACCATTACATAcgtacagcccaagcttataaaagttatatgtattaattttgtcgccttccaaacggctcctgatattcgacacaaagtagccagcagctgaaaaagttcgcTCAGTTTCCAAGCTGGTTCgtacaattattatcatttaaagtgaaatataggtgaattgactgtaaattgtttagtgggctgctGTAGCCAGTTCTCGCATCCCCTCGCgcagagttacacgtatgaatcacgcttctttgtaatcccgccagtaccgcgggatcccgctaaattttcgaacgggattagtcccgcaaaatacatgcgggatcccagtatttcgggatcccggtatcccggtattgcattccctactctGTTcaatgtacgtgggagagccatgcttcggcacgaatgggccggctcgaccagagaaataccacgtcctcacagaaaaccggcgtgaaacagcgcttgctctgtgtttcgccgagtgagtgagtttaccggaggcccaatcccctaccctattcccttccataccctcccctattcccttcccttccctaccctctcatatttccctattccctattaaaaggccggcaacgcacctgcagctcttctgatgctgcgagtgtctatgggcgacggaagttgctttccatcaggtgaaccgtttgcccccttatatcataaaaaaaataatgaaatatgtttaaaagattatattaaatagtGTTTTCCTCACTAGCCACGTCCTAcacattacatattttattattataagactGTAAATAGAGTCACGTAATCCTTCATGTAGTTCCCGGCACAGAAGACTGTACAGAAGACGGAGAATCACCGCAGGAGTCTGGGGTGTAATTAAATCGTCGTGTTCCGGGGAAATTCAACGCGACCGAAGACGCgcaataaaaagtttaatagCTTCTAAAATGAGAAACTGTGCTGGTTTAGCTAAAGACGTTGGGTTTTGAATTATGGCTTAGAGAAATTTCACAGGAAATCTgcaattttttctttaaatttacgAGTCAGGAGTCAGGATCTCAAATTACATAATACTCGTATTGTGATTTAATGACCTTTTGGTAGTTCAATTTCAAGCTAATTAACAAagttttagtataatttatttatgatgAATAAACTATAGTACGAGTAAGTATGGTTTTTATTGCCGGGTCTATTTAACAGATTCTCTTGGTGCTTATTAATCAAAGATGGTTCGTCTTAAGCGTCGAGTTTACAATGAACCCTAGACTCTCCCTGGAAATAAGttggaataatttatttatttcaacatCAACTAGCAACTGGCAGGCAACAATAATACGTCGGAACAAGCTCGTTGAGAATGATAATGAGCGATCGACTGTTAACGGAAAACTCTAGCTAATGTTTGGCCTCGGTTGTTTTGTAGTTGTTTACGAGTAGgtatgctaatattattttcatgtatTTCCTACCTATTGGGTTGTAGTTTACTGAGTCAGGTTTAACTCATTTGATTTACTTTAAGTGTTGATACTGAAAGTGATGAATTTTAAGAGTAGATCCTCAATATGTACTGTATAGAAAAAAGCAAAATGTGCATTAAATAGGCTCCACATTGTTGAGCTTATTTGGTACCTGTAGAGTATAGAGTCGCGACTAATTTGGATAAAATTTAGCACAAATTAGTGCAATcatgagaaaggacatagtatgtGTAGTGGTTTGATGAATAAAGATATGCTCCGCCTACCCAAGGGTAGGTAGTAGGGAGAGTAGTGgtggtcgctcgacttcggtctgaCGATCACTTCTTCTATCAGCTACGAGCCCGAGTGGTGGTGTTGAGTGATATAACAGTATTGTGTTTTACTCTCCCTACAAGAATGTGCAAATTGTACAGTATGTTATTACGTACTATCACTTCTTTTTCAGCGTTCAATTGGTTTAAATTAGTATAGTATGAATAAAATAAGtacaatataagtacataattttttaatcataatattagttcCTTCGTGCCTCAGCtgcttaattttaatgtttaaaatgGTGATATGACAGTAAAGTTGCAATTACCGTCGTGTGTAAAATAAGTATGATAGACTTTATATTCTCATAATCGAGTTAGTTTTTAACATTCATATACTTTTATCATTATACCAGCGACTTGTGCTCCTTACGGCAAACAAGCTCGCTGCATATTAAGTTTACGAGCAAAAGTGGGGCCTCAACTCAAATAGCTGCGAGTGTAATTTGTACGATTTCCGCCGTTACGAAGTCTCATTGAATACAGCCTACAGGCCAACAAAAGGCTTCACCACGAGCGGTCATTCAAAAGCACTTAGAAGTAATTGTCATCAAACGCGGCGTGAATGTTGGAGGAGCGTGGAGGAGCGTGGAGGAGCGTGGAGGGGGGTCACACACTGTCACACACTAATATAAACTGTCCGCAAAGTGCGACCGACTGTAACATCACTCCGGGAAGGTAAGTTTTAACAATACAGCACCTATCATCAGCATCACGGATCACCGTTAGTTGTAAGCGATCTGAATGTTGTATGTTACGTCACCTCTataactagggttgccatcacccaaattcccttcgccggtcaggcacgacaaaattcccagATATTCGGCCGAATAGTgattatttccccggacacctcttaaacagtataattacgataacgtcttgccaatttttgcttttccaacaataatttgtaaaaatctgactaactcaagtccgtgcaagaaaccgtgtaTACGCTTAgcaagtttttatctttcgtttattgctgtatgacttaaaagttaaatttctctcatcaagtgtctggatttcaaccgacttcaaacgaaacaacaacttttcaaaaacccggccggacgcaccccggacgcccttcaaactaggacaaatccggggaaatccggacggatggcaaccctatctATAACTACTATTCTTAAAGTAGGTATGCTGTATGCTCCTTATGTGTGCAAAGCCTTTGTGGAGGCTCTGAAGAATACTTTCGGAAATAAGAAAAATGTCACCTCTGCTATCAATCAATATCCTAATTTCGTTTTGTCTTTAAAAAGCATTAAAAATGCATATAACTATTCCATATTATAACCACCACATAACCACCAAACAACTTTGAGAATCGCTGCTCTTAATATTATCagcactgttttttttttcattcatgCTGACATTTTGAGACAACACTTATGGAGGTAGTCGAAAACTTTGTCAAAACGCGTTAGGCGTAGGTCGCAAGTCGAAACTCGCAGCatattaatcatcattaatGAAATAGGGAAGATAATACACATCCAGTAATAAGACTGTATGTCAAAAA
Proteins encoded in this region:
- the LOC121737328 gene encoding zwei Ig domain protein zig-8-like — its product is MAAAPARAALLAALFAAALAPAPPSPPASAEPLAPATTLQRSRRLAIEAVDAVGGADGAEGAVVEATLSYSEADAEAEAAGVPAWRELWQASLDALRREPTINNTEEEVPVQLGAVAFLHCPVRNLGERGVSWVRRRDWHIISSGVFMYTNDERFQVLHSSGSDDWVLQIKYVQKRDNGTYECQVSTAGGVLSRLVHLRLLVPEAFILGADEYHVDAGSTINLVCIIEKSPVPPQYVFWYHNARMINYDAARGVSVATAPGARTQSALTVRAATPAHSGNYSCRAPNTEPAHILVYVSEGSDKMAATLSRNTGVVSRATVAATVALLLLVAVCRA